One region of uncultured Sulfurimonas sp. genomic DNA includes:
- a CDS encoding histidine kinase, which translates to MYNIALHIKTKDWLYILIIGVIFGMLLSSLAYGLFEFSLFDGAVFGVILGFSITLFSLVFISNMNKRILPNLKEVYWLPLSVLFSFLSGFLGTFVGVFVAQNISIEIIPAFKSNLSAISVAIGILTYIVGALLYRFVKMRNQKDVIDNEYVQSRLRSLETQLNPHFLFNALNSIAELIHEDPNKAEMAVLKVSSFLRNTMNETALLSLRDEINNVRDYVELENIRFSQMIKLHVDANIPAYKVPKFSLQLLVENAIKHGFCNSNSALNIWISFDEKTIIVKNDGESMKSLKFGVGLNNLKQRIELLCKGSVKVDNTKEVTFYIILGDCSENINR; encoded by the coding sequence ATGTATAACATAGCTCTGCATATAAAAACAAAAGATTGGTTATACATACTCATAATAGGCGTTATCTTTGGTATGTTACTCTCAAGTTTAGCTTATGGACTTTTTGAGTTTTCACTCTTTGATGGTGCTGTTTTTGGAGTTATTTTAGGTTTTAGCATAACTCTTTTTTCGCTTGTTTTTATCTCAAATATGAACAAAAGAATATTGCCAAATTTAAAAGAGGTTTATTGGTTGCCTCTTTCTGTTTTGTTCTCTTTTTTGTCTGGATTTTTAGGAACTTTTGTTGGTGTTTTTGTAGCTCAAAATATTAGCATCGAGATAATCCCAGCATTTAAGAGTAATCTTAGTGCTATCTCTGTGGCTATAGGAATTTTGACATATATAGTTGGTGCACTTTTGTACAGGTTTGTAAAGATGCGAAACCAAAAAGATGTCATAGATAACGAGTATGTTCAAAGTCGTTTGCGCTCACTTGAGACTCAACTAAATCCTCACTTTTTGTTCAATGCTCTAAACTCCATAGCTGAACTTATACACGAAGATCCAAACAAGGCTGAGATGGCAGTTTTAAAAGTCTCTTCTTTTTTGAGAAACACTATGAATGAGACGGCACTTCTTAGTTTAAGAGATGAGATTAACAATGTTCGTGACTATGTTGAACTTGAAAATATCCGTTTTTCTCAAATGATAAAACTTCATGTAGATGCAAATATACCAGCATACAAAGTACCAAAGTTCTCTCTTCAGTTGCTCGTAGAAAATGCTATAAAACATGGTTTTTGTAACTCTAATAGCGCTCTTAACATCTGGATATCTTTTGATGAAAAGACTATCATAGTTAAAAATGATGGAGAGAGTATGAAGTCTTTAAAGTTTGGAGTTGGACTAAACAACCTCAAACAGCGCATAGAGTTACTTTGTAAAGGAAGCGTAAAAGTTGACAACACTAAAGAAGTAACTTTTTATATAATTTTAGGAGATTGCAGTGAAAATATTAATCGTTGA
- a CDS encoding LytTR family DNA-binding domain-containing protein — protein MKILIVDDEDLARKRLTRMLGTLKYTQIKEARDADEAIEVFKKEKFDIVFLDINMPRVSGLELGYELKYINPDISIVFQTAYEEHALKAFDIGAVAYLVKPYSIEQLQSSLERIKTTNVNDEKFRILSKYGDNYLLLKPQEIHYVKADLSEVMIRTDKGFSYYGQKISDLYEKIKEFDFVRIHRSYLINTNEIKDIQTIEQSKLRFSFKNNSDNIESSKDGAKAFREKFAF, from the coding sequence GTGAAAATATTAATCGTTGATGATGAAGACTTAGCAAGAAAAAGACTAACTAGGATGCTAGGCACTCTAAAATATACACAGATAAAAGAAGCAAGAGATGCAGATGAGGCTATAGAGGTTTTTAAAAAAGAGAAGTTTGACATAGTTTTTTTAGATATCAATATGCCTCGTGTTAGTGGTTTGGAGTTGGGTTATGAGCTAAAGTATATAAATCCTGATATTAGCATCGTATTTCAAACTGCTTATGAAGAACACGCTCTAAAAGCTTTTGATATCGGTGCGGTTGCGTATCTTGTTAAACCTTATAGTATAGAGCAACTCCAAAGTTCATTGGAGCGCATAAAAACTACTAATGTAAATGATGAAAAGTTTCGCATCTTAAGTAAATATGGGGATAATTATCTGCTTTTAAAACCTCAAGAGATTCACTATGTAAAAGCTGATTTATCTGAGGTTATGATACGAACAGATAAGGGTTTTTCTTACTATGGACAAAAAATATCTGATCTTTATGAGAAGATAAAAGAGTTTGATTTTGTTCGCATCCATCGCTCTTACCTTATAAACACAAATGAGATAAAAGATATACAAACCATTGAGCAAAGTAAGCTTCGTTTTTCATTTAAAAACAACTCAGACAACATAGAATCTAGTAAAGATGGAGCAAAAGCATTTAGAGAAAAGTTCGCTTTTTAA
- a CDS encoding sirohydrochlorin cobaltochelatase has product MATKKTNAIILTLFGSIKEQEKYLSFKSVVQKEFEESDVYIAVSSKFILKALQKRGFEYKNLAQNLADADQMGYKNIVVASITLFPTYEHEQTKKIVRSFKEFASANIVSTDAIFSKTKESTLFLKELDKSVSKKESANLYVLHGTPRLETAGLASVNYVSEYIEKKSSKNYTCSIEGAFPFFAIKEDLIEKMKKDGVKKVQIIPMLLVSGNHYTKDIVEMNEELNEHFKSKIVKSLTKSEKFNLLELDAIENIIIQNIKNSM; this is encoded by the coding sequence ATGGCAACTAAGAAAACAAATGCGATTATCTTAACACTTTTTGGTTCTATAAAAGAACAAGAGAAGTATCTCTCTTTTAAAAGTGTTGTCCAAAAGGAGTTTGAAGAGTCTGATGTTTATATAGCTGTAAGTTCAAAGTTTATACTAAAGGCACTTCAAAAAAGAGGTTTTGAGTATAAAAATCTTGCACAAAACCTCGCAGATGCAGACCAGATGGGATATAAAAATATCGTAGTGGCATCTATAACTCTCTTTCCAACTTATGAGCATGAACAGACAAAGAAGATAGTGAGAAGTTTTAAAGAGTTCGCATCTGCAAACATAGTAAGTACAGATGCTATATTTAGTAAAACAAAAGAGAGTACGCTGTTTTTAAAAGAGTTAGACAAGAGTGTTTCTAAAAAAGAGAGTGCAAATCTTTATGTTTTACATGGCACTCCAAGACTAGAGACTGCTGGACTTGCATCTGTAAACTATGTGAGTGAGTATATAGAGAAAAAAAGTTCTAAAAACTATACTTGTTCCATAGAGGGAGCATTTCCATTTTTTGCTATAAAAGAAGACTTGATAGAAAAGATGAAAAAAGATGGCGTTAAAAAGGTGCAAATTATTCCCATGTTACTTGTGAGTGGAAATCACTACACAAAAGATATAGTTGAAATGAATGAAGAGTTAAACGAGCATTTTAAATCTAAAATAGTAAAAAGCCTTACAAAAAGTGAGAAGTTTAACCTTTTAGAGCTAGATGCCATTGAAAATATAATTATACAAAATATTAAAAACTCTATGTAA
- the thiD gene encoding bifunctional hydroxymethylpyrimidine kinase/phosphomethylpyrimidine kinase: MKVVLTIAGSDSSGGAGIQADLKTFEAFGVYGASAITVLTAQNTRGVKSIQDLPIEFIKEQIASVLDDFEVSAIKIGMLYSKEIIDAVCEIISTLKVPIVLDPVFISKVGSPLLREDAIESMKKMFKYVTLITPNMHEAKELFAYEFGSSDSLENIIKSPCPVLVKNQILEMPKGSMSIDQLFFDRQKRVFESPSIQTTNLHGTGCTYSSAIAANLALGKSLEEAIAISKEYVYKAILNAPNIGHGAGPINHKVDANVEK; encoded by the coding sequence ATGAAAGTAGTACTAACAATAGCAGGTTCAGATAGTAGCGGTGGTGCTGGCATCCAAGCTGATTTGAAAACATTTGAAGCTTTTGGAGTTTATGGCGCAAGTGCCATTACGGTTTTAACTGCTCAAAACACAAGAGGCGTAAAAAGTATACAAGATTTGCCCATAGAGTTTATAAAAGAGCAGATTGCATCTGTGTTGGATGACTTTGAAGTCTCAGCCATAAAGATAGGGATGCTTTACTCAAAAGAGATTATAGATGCAGTTTGTGAGATTATCTCAACTCTTAAAGTTCCAATAGTGCTAGACCCTGTGTTTATCTCAAAAGTAGGTTCGCCTCTGCTTAGAGAAGATGCAATAGAGTCTATGAAAAAAATGTTTAAGTATGTAACGCTAATCACTCCAAATATGCATGAGGCAAAAGAGTTATTTGCTTATGAGTTTGGAAGTAGTGACTCTTTGGAAAATATCATAAAATCTCCTTGTCCAGTTCTTGTTAAAAACCAAATCTTAGAGATGCCAAAGGGTAGCATGAGTATAGATCAGCTCTTTTTTGATCGTCAAAAAAGAGTTTTTGAGTCTCCAAGCATACAAACAACAAACCTTCATGGAACAGGTTGTACATACTCAAGCGCCATAGCTGCAAACTTAGCACTTGGAAAGAGTCTCGAAGAGGCAATAGCTATCTCAAAAGAGTATGTTTACAAAGCTATACTAAATGCTCCAAACATTGGTCATGGAGCTGGTCCAATAAATCACAAGGTAGATGCAAATGTTGAAAAATAA
- a CDS encoding ankyrin repeat domain-containing protein, with product MNTWLEILRKNDYIAAKKYIDADADVNEESETGESVLAFALRYRCDMELIKLLIDNGADIYDFDNEGVSIFDMAVTYDNLEMVEYLINDGIDINKTTRRSGFTALMAAACYGRAEIAKVLLKNKADKDLVDIKGFNATDFARKMNKKSILELLDYDKNAPKNTKYAR from the coding sequence ATGAATACTTGGTTAGAAATCTTAAGAAAAAACGACTATATAGCTGCAAAAAAGTACATAGATGCAGATGCAGATGTAAATGAGGAGAGTGAAACAGGAGAGTCTGTTTTAGCTTTCGCACTTAGATATAGATGCGATATGGAGCTAATCAAACTTCTTATAGATAATGGTGCTGATATTTATGACTTTGATAACGAGGGCGTTAGCATCTTTGATATGGCTGTAACTTATGACAACTTAGAGATGGTTGAGTACCTTATAAATGATGGCATCGATATAAATAAGACAACAAGAAGAAGCGGATTTACAGCTTTGATGGCTGCTGCTTGTTATGGAAGAGCAGAGATTGCAAAAGTTCTTTTGAAAAATAAGGCGGATAAAGATTTGGTAGATATAAAAGGTTTTAATGCTACTGACTTTGCTAGAAAGATGAATAAAAAAAGTATATTGGAACTTTTAGACTATGATAAAAATGCTCCAAAAAATACGAAATATGCTAGATAA
- the thiE gene encoding thiamine phosphate synthase, translating into MLKNKTALYAITDEHLTPDATILKQVRESLEAGIDILQYRNKTKTDEEVKEICIELQKMCREYDVLFIIDDRPHLAQEINADGLHIGKDDMPLSDARKIFKDGIIGVSCYGSIQKAKESQEEGASYVAFGSFFASPTKPHSGIVPMSVIQKAKEALEIPVCVIGGISYSNIDEILENKPDMVSVVSGVYDGCITSNVKNLLKKMRG; encoded by the coding sequence ATGTTGAAAAATAAAACAGCACTTTACGCCATAACAGATGAGCATCTAACTCCAGATGCAACTATACTAAAACAAGTAAGAGAGTCTTTAGAAGCGGGCATAGATATACTTCAGTATAGAAACAAAACAAAAACGGATGAAGAAGTAAAAGAGATTTGTATAGAGCTTCAAAAGATGTGTAGAGAGTATGATGTTTTGTTTATCATAGACGATAGACCACATTTAGCTCAAGAGATAAACGCAGATGGGCTTCACATAGGTAAAGATGATATGCCACTCTCAGATGCTCGTAAAATTTTCAAAGATGGCATCATCGGTGTTTCATGTTATGGAAGCATCCAAAAAGCAAAAGAGTCACAAGAGGAGGGCGCATCTTATGTAGCATTTGGCTCGTTCTTTGCATCTCCTACAAAACCACACTCTGGCATAGTTCCTATGAGTGTTATACAAAAAGCTAAAGAGGCTTTAGAAATTCCTGTATGTGTCATAGGTGGAATATCATACTCAAATATTGATGAGATTTTAGAGAATAAACCAGATATGGTCTCGGTTGTAAGCGGAGTTTATGATGGATGCATTACTTCAAATGTG
- a CDS encoding AarF/UbiB family protein codes for MKNLSFYKPSRLYSVFTFLLTIYLVIKKKKSFLGLKPLAPLALKNTITKLGASFIKLAQVLATRSDFFDKEYLDELKELHDQLPAMSDKEFDEVFYKAFDKDSFASFEKKPIACASIGQVHEAFTHEGEKVAVKLRRISIEAQVKADIKIISTFNAFFRPLFSHYTKNSIEAVVSEFAKMIVEEVSLTKEMNNLIKFSNVYKDSGIRFPKPFIELCCDDAIVMSFEEGFRFDDRESLLKYDIDFNSIISQLVDFYTTQMLIKGYFHADPHPGNLLVSKEGELILLDFGMVKTVPNNSRIAIIELIKAANEQDYETYIAANKKLGTIAYEAPTAELAEFSAKMFEIFSNDNLDSESMQKLAFDVLESTRDLPFKLPSDAIYILRVSAIIEGLGTTYIENFNGVKDILPILQKNIPKALGAKESIVESLIDEIKDIPFLAKDLKTTLKKISSNELQVELSNDQLGWIKKDLKEEVKSYSLSFVMMLASIFILLYDKEYKTAALILFVVGVLRIFYK; via the coding sequence ATGAAAAATCTAAGTTTTTACAAACCTAGCAGACTTTATAGTGTTTTTACTTTTTTACTGACAATTTACTTAGTTATAAAAAAGAAAAAGAGCTTTTTGGGGCTAAAACCATTAGCACCTTTGGCTCTAAAAAACACCATAACTAAACTTGGAGCTAGTTTTATAAAACTAGCTCAAGTTCTTGCTACTCGTAGTGATTTTTTTGACAAAGAGTATCTTGATGAGTTAAAAGAGTTGCATGACCAACTCCCAGCTATGAGTGATAAAGAGTTTGATGAGGTTTTTTACAAAGCTTTTGATAAAGATAGTTTTGCATCTTTTGAAAAAAAACCTATAGCCTGTGCATCTATAGGTCAAGTTCACGAGGCTTTTACTCACGAGGGAGAAAAAGTAGCTGTAAAACTTCGTCGTATATCTATAGAGGCTCAGGTAAAAGCAGATATAAAAATCATCTCTACTTTTAACGCTTTTTTTCGTCCTCTCTTTTCTCACTACACTAAAAACTCCATAGAAGCAGTTGTTAGTGAATTTGCTAAGATGATAGTTGAAGAAGTTAGCTTAACTAAGGAGATGAACAACCTCATAAAATTTTCAAATGTTTATAAAGATAGTGGCATAAGATTTCCAAAACCTTTTATAGAGCTTTGTTGTGATGACGCTATAGTTATGAGTTTTGAAGAGGGTTTTCGTTTTGATGATAGAGAGAGTCTTTTAAAGTACGACATAGATTTTAACTCCATAATCTCACAACTTGTTGACTTCTACACTACACAGATGCTCATAAAAGGCTATTTTCATGCAGACCCGCATCCTGGAAACTTGTTAGTCTCAAAAGAGGGTGAGCTGATTTTACTAGATTTTGGGATGGTAAAAACAGTTCCAAATAACTCAAGAATCGCCATCATAGAGCTTATAAAAGCAGCAAATGAACAAGACTATGAAACTTATATAGCTGCAAATAAAAAACTTGGAACTATAGCTTATGAAGCACCAACCGCAGAGCTTGCAGAGTTTAGTGCAAAGATGTTTGAGATATTTTCAAATGACAATCTCGATAGTGAATCGATGCAAAAACTAGCCTTTGATGTTTTAGAATCTACTAGAGATTTGCCTTTTAAACTTCCAAGTGATGCTATTTATATACTTCGAGTAAGTGCAATCATAGAGGGATTAGGTACTACTTACATAGAAAACTTTAATGGTGTTAAAGATATCTTGCCAATCTTACAAAAAAACATTCCAAAAGCACTTGGAGCAAAAGAGTCCATAGTTGAGTCTTTGATAGATGAGATAAAAGATATACCATTTTTAGCAAAAGACCTTAAAACTACTCTGAAAAAAATCAGCTCAAACGAGCTTCAAGTAGAACTCTCAAACGATCAACTTGGCTGGATAAAAAAAGATTTAAAAGAAGAAGTAAAATCTTACTCTTTAAGTTTTGTTATGATGTTAGCATCTATCTTTATACTTTTATATGACAAAGAGTATAAAACAGCGGCTTTGATTTTGTTTGTAGTGGGAGTACTTAGGATATTTTACAAATAA
- a CDS encoding NAD(P)-binding protein: MFEYAVVGSGVGGSSIASYLDAKGKRVALFEKEPYLGGCSSSFTHGKFSYNTGATTLAGYQDGFVVKEVFEDIGFKPKLMKTDPTIVLIQDGKITPRYKDFEKFLGILEKNYPHPQNREFWTLVYEVNKEFYKHNGHYYSNKNIFAKVCSLTSFIPLGLSFFKYFKVNAYEFIDDFFYGIGEDYLQFLESQILIVAQAPTKEINFLTAVLALGYTFNDNYYVVGGFSQLFDDMTKNIKDIYRDAEVLSIEKKSDCFELYTKDEIFRAKKVILNSTVYDSAKLFGDAKIQEYYKSYEKLNNHQSSFMLYMTIKSEQKFEHHYQLIQEEKFPHTLSQALFVSFSDADDDVLAPKGHYSVTASIHTDTRFWQDAQKYKEQKKELKKLLLDRILKDLNIKKEEIVASFAATPNSFERYIKRSQLGGNAISMKNFLPFLPSNDTKIKGLYNVGDSVYAAQGWPGVMMGVKNLQRLLNV; the protein is encoded by the coding sequence ATGTTTGAATATGCAGTAGTTGGTTCAGGAGTTGGTGGAAGCTCAATAGCATCTTATCTGGATGCTAAGGGAAAAAGAGTTGCACTCTTTGAAAAAGAGCCATATCTTGGAGGATGCAGTTCTAGTTTCACTCATGGAAAGTTTAGCTATAACACAGGTGCTACAACTCTTGCGGGATATCAAGATGGTTTTGTTGTAAAAGAAGTTTTTGAAGACATAGGTTTTAAACCTAAACTTATGAAAACTGATCCGACTATTGTGCTTATACAAGATGGAAAAATTACTCCAAGATATAAAGATTTTGAGAAGTTTCTGGGCATCTTAGAAAAAAACTATCCGCATCCACAAAACAGAGAGTTTTGGACTCTTGTTTATGAAGTAAATAAAGAATTTTACAAACACAATGGACACTACTACTCAAACAAAAATATCTTTGCAAAAGTTTGCTCACTAACTAGTTTTATACCGCTTGGTTTGTCATTTTTTAAGTACTTCAAAGTAAATGCTTATGAGTTTATAGATGATTTTTTTTATGGCATAGGCGAGGATTATTTGCAATTTTTAGAGTCTCAAATCCTCATAGTAGCACAAGCTCCAACTAAAGAGATAAACTTTCTCACAGCAGTTTTAGCACTTGGATACACTTTCAATGATAACTACTATGTAGTTGGTGGATTTAGCCAACTTTTTGATGATATGACTAAAAATATAAAAGATATTTACAGAGATGCAGAGGTACTTAGTATAGAAAAAAAGAGTGATTGTTTTGAGCTTTATACTAAAGATGAAATTTTTAGAGCTAAAAAAGTTATACTTAATTCTACTGTTTATGATAGTGCAAAACTCTTTGGAGATGCTAAGATACAAGAGTACTACAAATCTTATGAAAAACTCAACAATCATCAAAGCTCTTTTATGCTCTATATGACTATAAAGAGTGAGCAAAAGTTTGAACATCACTATCAACTTATACAAGAAGAGAAATTTCCACATACACTTTCACAAGCTCTGTTTGTCTCTTTTTCAGATGCAGATGATGATGTTTTAGCTCCTAAAGGTCACTATAGCGTCACGGCATCTATTCATACTGACACTCGTTTTTGGCAAGATGCACAAAAGTACAAAGAGCAAAAAAAAGAGCTTAAAAAACTGCTTTTAGATAGAATCTTAAAAGATTTAAATATAAAAAAAGAGGAGATTGTTGCAAGTTTTGCAGCTACTCCAAATAGTTTTGAGAGATATATAAAACGCTCACAACTTGGAGGAAATGCCATAAGTATGAAAAACTTTTTGCCATTTTTACCATCAAATGACACTAAAATAAAAGGGCTTTACAATGTTGGAGATAGTGTCTATGCAGCTCAAGGATGGCCTGGAGTTATGATGGGTGTAAAAAACTTGCAAAGGCTTTTAAATGTATAA